In Deltaproteobacteria bacterium, the DNA window CTCACCCCCATGATCACGCCCTTGGCGACACTCTTGGTCCCCATGATGAGCCCGGTACCCACCTCCTCGGTGGCCTGGATCGCGCCCTTGATGACATCCGAACACACCTTGAGCCCTTCCTTGCTCACATCTCCGGTGGCACGAAGGGTGCTGGAGACCGTGTTACGGGCCAGGGAGACGATTTCGGCCTCGATCTCGTTGATTCCCTTGAGGCTGTTGACGATCCCTTCCTTGACAATACTTCCCGCCTTGTCGAGCGGCGTTCCGGTTTTTTGGATCTCTTTCTCTTCGGCCATGGTGTCCTCCTGTGCAGTTTGGGTTATTTCGGTCGATGATTTTTCTCTCTGTGTACTCTGTGCCCTCTGTGGTGAGGGGTATGTGCAGTTGAAGTTATTTCGGTCAGTAATTCCTCTGGCCGTTTTCAGAAAGATCCCGTTCGATCGTACGTATAAGACCCTTCATGATCATTTCGTTGATTCGCCTCCCTTTAGAAGCAGGTTCATTCCGTACCAGAGGGCGGTGTACCAGGCAGGTCCGGCGACCCTGCCCTGAAGGATCTGATACGCCCCCCAACCCGCCAAGGCGAGAAAAGCGGCGGTTGGGATGTCAATCTGTCCGTTCGTTCCGGCCGTCACTGCGGAATTCAGGGTTCTGTATCCGTCTTTTATCCTTTGGGACAAGGGGCGAGTGTGTTTAGATGGCTGCCGTACGATGGTAAAAAGGCCAAGTGTCTCTGCCGCTTGACTGATTTGCCCAGGTGTTGAGCGATGCATGATGAGTACACTGGCGGTTGTGGGGTTGGCCCTGACCTTCGTGACCATGTCGATATTGGAAAAGGCCTTTTCAATGTCTGCGAAATAGCCTGGGTCGTATCTCCTTTCAGGGATCCTGAGACGGATTCTCCCTGTGCTTTCGTGAGCGACGGACGCCTCAGGAAGCCTTTTCACCCTCTTCCGCCTGGGAAGCCAAAGTGGCCTTGGTATGCTCTTCCTCGATTTCGGCCTGGACCTCGGCCCACATGTCCTCAATGGACTCGGCAAGCTCTGCGGCGGCCTCCTTCCCCTTCTCGTAAAAGAGAAACCCACTTTTAATGAAGGCCTTGGCTACGGGTTTGACGGTCTGGCCCAGGACAGGGATGAGTTTAGGGGCGACGGCTGCGGCGCCCAGCCCGATGGCAAGACCTGCTAATGTCTTGTTCTTGAAGATATCTTCGACGATGCCCACGTTTTTTCCCTCCCATTTTATATTCATGAGGATACCGAAATATTAAACTTACGCAAACGGGAAGATTCATTACTTTCCTCATGGAGATTGTTAGCAAAAGGATACCGATAGATAGTGTATCATGGGTGCATGATTGACGCCGCCTCCAACCTCTTCGACACAGCGACCTTGCTCGTCCTTCTGCGCCATGCCGAGCAGGAGAATGATTTGCTGCGCGATCAGATCCGTTCTCGTTCAAAAAGGCCCGAGATGCAATGCGCGATACTTTCCCCTCCCCATCCCTACCCAGCGGGGGAGGGGAAGGGTGGGGGATCATCAGCCGCATGGGCTGAAAAATCGAAGTAACGCCGCGAGAATCGGGTTTTTCAGTGGGATCAGGGCTATATGAGCGCTGATACAAAGGAGAGGCCCATGGATTCAAGGGCCTTTTCCGCGGTGTATCCGAAGATGGCCTTTCCGATAAATTCACCGGCGACCGCGGCCTGCCTGCTGACAAAATCCTCCTGTTCGATCTTTGTGCGGTCGAAATAGCCCGAGTTTTCCAGGGTCGTGAGGATGATGTCGTGATGGAGGACGTTTTTGTCGTACGTGATGAGGATGCTTCCTGTTGTGGTGTTGGTCTCGACGGACCTCACTCCCCGGAGCTGGCGCACTATGGTAGAGACATGTTCGGCCCGTGCGGGATTCTTTTTGATCAATGGGGTCTTGATCCGGATCCTGCCCGCAACCTCATGAAGATAGTAGCTCATGATGTCCTCTCCATGTATATGATCTTTTTGTAAGTTTTGCACATGGGATATTTTGAGCACCTGAATCTGATGCAGGTCTTCTCCCGCCTGTAAACGTACATGATGTGCCCGCATAAGGGACAAACAAGTCGGGATCCCGGAAGTAATTTTGGCTCTGCGGAGCCGGAATACTGCCGGCCGCATGACATGCAAAGATAGCGTTGTTTTCCTCTTCCGGTCTTGCCATATCGGTAAAAGGTGTCTGATCCGCAATCAGGACAGCGTATTTCCATATAACTTCTTAATACCGCTTGTTTGTTACAGGCGTGTGACAAAATTGTGACAATTCTGTGACAATGATGGTTGAGAGAGGAATGGAGAGTCATGGTTCTTGAGGGTAAGACGCGGTGGGCGTATAAAGGGAAAGGGGAGTTATGCGTTAAAAACTCTCTCTGCAAGTGAGAATGCAGATATGTCCCGCATCGTGATCGAAAAAAGGCATGCACTTGGCGTCGATGAGGCATGGCGCCGAATAGTTCCGATTATCGAGGAAGCGGCCCGGACCTATGGCCTCGATGTCACTTGGGAAGATGGCAGATGTTTTTTCACCGGTCCGGCAACCGGTCATGTGAATGTGTCTGAGGAATCTGTGCGTCTCGATGCGCGGCTCGGATTTGCCGCCCTCCTTTTTCGTTCCGCCATCGAGAGGCAGGTGCGGGAGGGCCTTGAAAAGGCCCTAAGTGACCTGGAAGATGATTACGATCTTGGTGCTTGATGCCGTTTTCGAGGTTTCCTCGAGATGAGGGATCATCCTAAGACGGTATGGTTCAGTTCCTCTATGGGCTTGTGGCGAATATCCTTTCCCTTCACGAGGTAGATGATCGCCTCGCCGATATTTTTGATGTGATCCCCTATCCTCTCCAGGGAGCGGGCGGTCCAGATCATGTTGAGAGAACAGGGAATGAGCCGCGAGTTTTCCATCATGGCGAGAACGAGTTGACGAATGAGTGCTTCGTACTTGTCGTTGATGTCGCGATCCGCACGTATTACGGCAATAGCCTTTTCCAGCTCCAGATGTTCAAAGGCCGCGAGGACATCGCGCAAGGAAACTAGGATATTTTCTCCGAGATCCATGACGACGTGCGTGACAGGGTGCTCACCCCGTCTGCATCCTTCATCGTTGTCGATGACAAGCCAGGCGATTTTTTTTGCCTCGTCACCTATGCGTTCGAGATTGCCTATTATAGAGTTGACTGTCACAACGAGACGAAGATCGGATGCCGTCGGTTGACGGGTGGCAAGGATCTCGGTGCAGGCCTCGCTTATGGAGATGTCGAGCGCGTTGACTTCAGCATCCCGGGCGATCACTTTTTTCGCCTTTTCGATGTCCCCTTCCCGTAGGACACGGAGTGAATCATAGACCTGGGTGGCGACGTATTTACCCATGCCAAGGGTACGGTCTATGATTGCCTCAAGTTCGACATTGAATTCTTCCGAGATGTGCGAGACAAATTTTTTTCTGTCCATGGAGAGCTCCTTGAAGGATATCCTCTCAGGGGATGGTCTTAAGTATCTGATCTTCTCTCGGCGCTTGGATGATCTCCAACTAACGGCATGATTTCCTTTGCTTCCGAATCTGCTTCCTGAATCCGTGAGCCTACGGCCGGGGTATTTGTTTCGTGCGGCAAATAGCCCCCATCCATGGGGGCGGATTTGCCGTTCGAGCCCCGTCCATGGGCGCCTCACTTTACAAATACCCCGGCCGTAGGCTTATGCTGTGAAATCGAAGGGTTGAGTGCATATCTCACGGATTCGGGTGCTTTTTTAACCGTAGCGTCCTGTGATATAATCTTCTGTTCTTTTGTCTTTTGGGTTTGTGAAGAGGGTTTTGGTATCCTGCATTTCGATCATCTCTCCGAGATACATGAAGGCAGTGAAATCGGAGACACGGGCTGCCTGCTGCATGTTGTGCGTAACAATGACGATAGTGAACTGGCTCTTGAGTTCATAGATGAGTTCTTCGATCTTGTAGGTGGAAATAGGATCGAGGGCGGAGCAGGGTTCATCGAGGAGGATCACCTCGGGCTCGATGGCAATGGCTCGTGCGATCACGAGGCGCTGCTGCTGACCGCCTGAGAGCCCTAAGGCGTTGTCCTTGAGCCGATCGGCGACCTCGTCCCACAAGGCGGCCCTTTTAAGGGATCTTTCCACGACCTCGTCCAAGGTCTTTCGATTTTTTATCCCCTGGATCCGAAGCCCGTAGGCCACGTTTTCATAGATAGATTTGGGAAACGGATTGGGTTTTTGGAACACCATGCCGACTCGTCTTCTGAGGTCAGCAACGTTGATCGATTTGTCATAGATGTTTATCCCGTCGAGGAAGATCTCTCCTGTCACACGGCAGCCGTCCACGAGGTCGTTCATCCGGTTGAAACAGCGGAGCAGGGTTGATTTGCCGCATCCGCTC includes these proteins:
- a CDS encoding DUF5132 domain-containing protein; protein product: MNIKWEGKNVGIVEDIFKNKTLAGLAIGLGAAAVAPKLIPVLGQTVKPVAKAFIKSGFLFYEKGKEAAAELAESIEDMWAEVQAEIEEEHTKATLASQAEEGEKAS
- a CDS encoding heavy-metal-associated domain-containing protein, which encodes MSYYLHEVAGRIRIKTPLIKKNPARAEHVSTIVRQLRGVRSVETNTTTGSILITYDKNVLHHDIILTTLENSGYFDRTKIEQEDFVSRQAAVAGEFIGKAIFGYTAEKALESMGLSFVSALI
- a CDS encoding Insertion element protein produces the protein MEIRCPDCGSDTFYRYGKTGRGKQRYLCMSCGRQYSGSAEPKLLPGSRLVCPLCGHIMYVYRREKTCIRFRCSKYPMCKTYKKIIYMERTS
- a CDS encoding polyhydroxyalkanoic acid system family protein, with amino-acid sequence MSRIVIEKRHALGVDEAWRRIVPIIEEAARTYGLDVTWEDGRCFFTGPATGHVNVSEESVRLDARLGFAALLFRSAIERQVREGLEKALSDLEDDYDLGA
- the phoU gene encoding phosphate signaling complex protein PhoU, producing the protein MDRKKFVSHISEEFNVELEAIIDRTLGMGKYVATQVYDSLRVLREGDIEKAKKVIARDAEVNALDISISEACTEILATRQPTASDLRLVVTVNSIIGNLERIGDEAKKIAWLVIDNDEGCRRGEHPVTHVVMDLGENILVSLRDVLAAFEHLELEKAIAVIRADRDINDKYEALIRQLVLAMMENSRLIPCSLNMIWTARSLERIGDHIKNIGEAIIYLVKGKDIRHKPIEELNHTVLG
- the pstB gene encoding phosphate ABC transporter ATP-binding protein PstB, whose amino-acid sequence is MNETTKHGIDLAARNKAFSKREGGVDPEDVIIEVKNLDLFYGSKQVLFHVNMAIPRHQVTAFIGPSGCGKSTLLRCFNRMNDLVDGCRVTGEIFLDGINIYDKSINVADLRRRVGMVFQKPNPFPKSIYENVAYGLRIQGIKNRKTLDEVVERSLKRAALWDEVADRLKDNALGLSGGQQQRLVIARAIAIEPEVILLDEPCSALDPISTYKIEELIYELKSQFTIVIVTHNMQQAARVSDFTAFMYLGEMIEMQDTKTLFTNPKDKRTEDYITGRYG